The proteins below come from a single Malus domestica chromosome 03, GDT2T_hap1 genomic window:
- the LOC103434697 gene encoding uncharacterized protein produces the protein MASSPSLLFAAAITALTLLSAHSVKLPFHPRDVLPLLPRQISWPILNSLHSAVDLLPTFVGSASSPNHIVEWKGACFYQNTAWMEFHNKTGSEFGGGTLHLKVSKAHSWTCMDIYVFATPYTVTWDYYFLSREHTLEFKEWQGKDEFEYVKNRGVSIFLMQAGMLGTLEALWDVFPLFTNTGWGENSNIGFLEKHMGASFDQRPQPWVTNISIDDIHSGDFLAVSKIRGRWGGFETLEKWVSGAYAGHSAVCLKDSEGKLWVGESGHENEKGEDIIAVLPWDEWWEFELNKDDSNPHIALLPLHPDIRAKFNETAAWEYARSMEGQPYGYHNMIFSWIDTIEDNYPPPLDAHLVASVMTVWNRIQPAYAANMWNEALNKRLGTQNLSFPDILVEVEKSGSSFDQLLTIPEQDDWVYSDGKSTSCVAFILEMYKEAGLFDPIAGSIQVTEFTIKDAYMLNIFENNSSRLPKWCNDGDTVKLPFCQIKGKYRMELPLYNTMEPYPHMNERCPSLPPKYSRPRNC, from the exons ATGGCTTCCTCTCCCTCCCTACTCTTCGCAGCCGCCATAACCGCCCTCACTTTGCTCTCCGCACACTCAGTCAAACTACCATTTCACCCCCGCGACGTCCTCCCTCTCCTGCCCAGACAGATTTCATGGCCAATCCTCAACTCTCTGCACAGCGCGGTCGACCTCCTGCCCACTTTCGTCGGCTCGGCGTCGTCCCCCAACCACATCGTGGAGTGGAAAGGCGCGTGCTTTTACCAAAACACAGCGTGGATGGAGTTCCACAACAAGACTGGCAGCGAATTCGGCGGCGGAACTCTTCATCTCAAG GTTAGTAAGGCTCACAGTTGGACATGTATGGATATTTATGTCTTTGCAACTCCATATACTGTCACGTGGGATTACTATTTCCTATCTCGGGAGCATACACTTGAGTTTAAAGAGTGGCAAGGAAAAGATGAGTTTGAATAT GTGAAAAACAGGGGAGTTTCTATTTTCCTTATGCAAGCAGGGATGTTAGGTACCCTTGAAGCGTTGTGGGATGTCTTCCCATTGTTTACAAATACTGGATGGGGTGAGAATTCCAATATTGGGTTTCTCGAGAAGCACATGGGTGCTTCCTTTGATCAGCGTCCTCAACCTTGGGTAACAAATATTAGCATTGATGATATTCACTCTGGAGATTTCCTAGCAGTATCCAAGATTCGTGGGCGGTGGGGTGGATTTGAGACTCTAGAGAAGTGGGTGAGTGGAGCTTATGCTGGTCATTCTGCTGTTTGTTTAAAGGATTCTGAAGGAAAGCTATGGGTTGGAGAATCAGGACACGAAAATGAGAAG GGAGAAGATATTATTGCTGTGCTGCCATGGGATGAGTGGTGGGAATTTGAGCTAAATAAAGATGATTCCAATCCCCATATTGCATTGCTTCCCTTGCATCCTGATATACGAGCAAAGTTTAATGAGACTGCTGCCTGGGAGTATGCAAGGAGCATGGAAGGCCAGCCTTATGGTTATCATAACATGATATTCAGCTGGATAGATACTATAGAAGACAACTATCCACCCCCTTTGGATGCTCACCTG GTGGCTTCTGTTATGACTGTTTGGAATCGAATACAGCCTGCATATGCTGCAAACATGTGGAATGAAGCATTGAACAAGAGACTTGGAACAcag AACCTCAGTTTTCCCGATATTCTAGTTGAAGTTGAAAAGAGTGGATCTTCTTTTGATCAACTGCTGACAATTCCCGAACAGGATGATTGGGTATACAGTGATGGGAAGTCAACATCGTGTGTGGCCTTCATTCTTGAAATGTATAAGGAGGCAGGACTGTTTGATCCAATTGCAGGTTCTATCCAGGTCACTGAATTTACG ATAAAAGATGCTTACATGCTCAATATCTTTGAAAATAATTCAAGCCGCCTGCCAAAGTGGTGCAATGATGGGGACACTGTGAAGCTTCCTTTCTGTCAAATTAAAGGGAAGTATCGAATGGAATTACCTTTATACAACACTATGGAACCGTACCCCCATATGAACGAAAGGTGCCCATCGCTGCCCCCCAAGTACTCCCGGCCACGGAATTGCTAA
- the LOC103434694 gene encoding fatty acid desaturase 4, chloroplastic-like, with product MAILTQTKFLPSPKNQLHTSHTPILRTRVHCSATNTTTKANPSPEKLVIKPPLQWLEPSPSPSPSPSPALLRDTHTTIRPPRPNDPSLLSTWSHRTWVASGCTTVLVSLAKSITCAADSHIWLEPILAGLVGYVLADLGSGVYHWGIDNYGDASTPIFGVQIEAFQGHHKWPWTITKRQFANNLHALARVVTFIVLPINLVCDDPVVNGFVAMCSGSIMFSQQFHAWAHGTKSRLPPLVVALQDLGVLVSRSQHAAHHRQPYNNNYCIVSGIWNELLDQHKVFEALEMILYFNLGLRPRSWSEPTSEWTEEIETASQLPAQ from the coding sequence ATGGCTATCTTAACCCAAACCAAGTTCCTCCCAAGTCCCAAAAACCAACTCCACACTTCCCACACTCCAATCCTCCGCACTCGAGTGCATTGCTCCGCCACCAACACCACTACCAAGGCGAACCCCAGCCCGGAAAAGCTAGTCATCAAACCGCCACTACAGTGGCTCGAGCCCTCACCCTCACCCTCACCCTCACCCTCACCCGCCCTACTCAGAGACACTCACACCACCATCCGTCCTCCACGACCCAATGACCCAAGTTTGCTATCCACATGGTCTCACCGTACATGGGTGGCAAGTGGGTGCACTACTGTCCTTGTTTCTCTAGCCAAGTCCATAACTTGTGCAGCTGATTCACACATATGGCTCGAGCCCATTTTGGCAGGCTTGGTTGGGTATGTGCTGGCAGACCTTGGGTCCGGAGTGTACCATTGGGGCATTGACAATTATGGCGATGCCTCGACTCCAATTTTTGGCGTCCAGATCGAAGCGTTCCAAGGCCATCATAAGTGGCCTTGGACAATCACTAAGCGCCAATTTGCCAACAATTTACATGCCTTAGCTCGCGTGGTGACTTTCATTGTGCTTCCTATAAACCTTGTGTGTGATGATCCGGTTGTTAATGGGTTTGTTGCAATGTGCTCCGGCTCCATTATGTTTAGCCAACAGTTTCATGCTTGGGCTCACGGCACTAAAAGCCGCCTGCCACCGCTCGTGGTGGCGTTGCAAGATTTAGGAGTCTTGGTATCCCGGTCGCAACATGCAGCACACCATCGGCAGCCTTATAACAACAATTACTGCATTGTAAGTGGGATTTGGAATGAGCTTTTGGATCAGCACAAGGTTTTCGAGGCATTGGAGATGATCTTGTATTTTAACCTAGGGTTAAGACCCAGGTCTTGGAGTGAGCCTACCTCTGAATGGACTGAAGAAATTGAGACTGCTTCACAACTTCCAGCCCAAtga
- the LOC103434696 gene encoding vacuolar protein sorting-associated protein 22 homolog 1-like, translating to MRRRPGIGGLQNAAASRDQYRLLGENVAKIRTDLMKEQLTTFRTQLEDFARKHKNDIRKNPAFRSQFHNMCTKVGVDPLASNKGFWAELLGIGDFYYELGVQIVDICLATRPHNGGLINLQELCSLLRQRRKSDREAVSEDDCLRAISKLKVLGNGYEVISVGKRKLVRSVPTELNKDHNEILELAQAQGFVTVPEVERRLSWTTGRAIDAFDTLLDEGLAMIDDGHKDGVRRYWFPCVSSISTPLGADS from the exons ATGAGGAGGAGACCTGGAATCGGCGGCTTGCAGAACGCCGCTGCCTCTAGG GACCAATATCGTCTGCTGGGCGAGAATGTTGCCAAGATCAGAACCGATCTCATGAAGGAGCAGCTCACCACTTTCCGAACGCAGTTGGAAGATTTCGCTCGAAAGCACAAG AATGACATTCGAAAGAACCCAGCTTTCAGATCACAATTTCACAACATGTGCACGAAGGTCGGAGTAGATCCCTTGGCATCCAATAAGGGTTTCTGGGCAGAGCTTTTGGGGATTGGTGATTTCTACTATGAACTTG GGGTGCAAATTGTTGACATTTGCTTGGCAACAAGACCCCACAATGGGGGTTTGATCAACCTGCAGGAACTCTGCAGTCTGCTTCGTCAGAGGCGGAAGAGTGACCGTGAAGCTGTTTCCGAGGATGATTGCCTGCGTGCTATAAGCAAGCtcaag GTATTAGGTAATGGTTATGAGGTTATTTCTGTTGGAAAGAGAAAGCTTGTTCGTTCTGTTCCAACTGAGTTGAACAAAGaccataatgaaattttagagCTAGCCCAG GCTCAAGGCTTTGTGACTGTCCCTGAGGTGGAGAGACGGCTATCTTGGACCACTGGCCGTGCAATCGATGCCTTTGACACTTTATTAGAT GAGGGTCTTGCAATGATTGATGATGGTCACAAAGATGGTGTACGCCGATATTGGTTCCCCTGTGTATCTTCCATCTCCACTCCACTAGGAGCCGACAGTTAA
- the LOC103434693 gene encoding probable folate-biopterin transporter 4 — MIQWLTRLRAAFGASFIWLVCLIYFTQGFRSFVWTAVSYQLKDRLKLSPSSSQFAFSIAFFPWSVKPLYGIVSDCIPIKGRKRVPYLVIATVLSLVPWLVLGLNATLRNSSWQLMTFLTVQNLGSAMADVVVDAMIAEAVRHEKASFAGDLQSISWFAMAFGGICGSLLGGYALTNLQIHTIFLLFSVLPSIQLLSCGLVEEKSVDSKVLLESSDSRSSDGANGNSSFLDDDNFSEKSNTTMSRRKKSNKGKQKKSVSGKLEFAGKEDSLASRWFHSLKAATYSLCHAFKQPLILRPMAWFFLAHVSIPNLSTVMFYYQTEYLSLDASFLGTARVVGWLGLMLGTFVYNRYLKTMKLRRILMLSHLGLSILTLLDLVLVTRVNLSYGISDKIMVLFGSALSDAINQFKFMPFLILSGQLCPPGIEGTLFALFMSINNLGSTLGSFVGAGVASVLNISSGSFDNLPLGIAIQILCTFIPIGFLFLIPKEATGLSA; from the exons ATGATACAATGGCTGACGAGGTTGAGAGCTGCATTTGGCGCCTCGTTCATCTGGCTCGTTTGCTTGATTTACTTCACccag GGTTTCAGATCCTTTGTATGGACGGCAGTGTCTTACCAGCTGAAAGATAGGCTTAAGTTGTCTCCATCGTCTTCCCAGTTCGCGTTTTCGATAGCTTTCTTTCCATGGAGCGTTAAACCGCTATACGG AATTGTGTCTGATTGTATTCcaataaaaggaagaaaaagggtTCCCTACTTAGTGATTGCAACTGTGCTCTCTCTTGTGCCATGGCTTGTTCTTGGCCTGAATGCGACATTGAGGAATTCCAGTTGGCAACTCATGACCTTCTTAACAGTCCAGAACCTGGGCTCAGCGATGGCAGATGTAGTAGTTGATGCAATGATTGCTGAGGCAGTAAGACATGAAAA GGCCTCATTTGCTGGAGACCTCCAGTCGATATCATGGTTTGCAATGGCTTTTGGTGGCATATGCGGGAGTTTATTAGGAGGATATGCACTGACCAACTTACAGATACACACAATTTTTCTGCTTTTTTCTGTTCTACCATCCATACAGTTGTTGTCATGTGGCTTGGTTGAGGAGAAATCTGTAGATAGTAAAGTTTTGCTTGAATCTTCTGATTCAAGAAGCTCCGATGGAGCGAATGGGAATAGTAGTTTTCTGGATGATGATAATTTCTCAGAGAAATCCAATACCACCAtgtcaaggaggaagaagagcaATAAGGGCAAGCAAAAGAAATCAGTTTCTGGTAAACTCGAgtttgctggaaaagaagacTCATTGGCTTCACGGTGGTTTCACTCTCTCAAAGCAGCCACTTATAGTTTGTGCCACGCATTTAAACAACCACTAATTTTGAG ACCAATGGCTTGGTTTTTCCTAGCACACGTTTCCATTCCGAACCTCTCGACTGTTATGTTTTATTATCAGACAGAGTATTTGAGCTTGGATGCATCCTTTTTGGGCACTGCACGTGTTGTGGGATGGTTAGGCCTCATGCTTGGAACCTTTGTCTATAATCGTTACTTAAAGACGATGAAATTAAGAAGAATACTGAT GTTGTCTCATCTTGGTTTGTCGATCTTGACACTCCTAGATCTGGTTTTAGTCACTCGAGTAAATCTTTCATACGGAATATCGGACAAAATTATGGTTCTTTTTGGCTCAGCTCTCAGTGACGCGATCAATCAATTCAA GTTTATGCCGTTCCTGATCTTATCTGGGCAGCTATGCCCACCGGGAATTGAAGGGACTCTGTTTGCCCTCTTTATGTCAATAAACAACTTAGGATCTACGTTGGGGTCATTTGTCGGCGCTGGCGTTGCATCAGTTCTGAACATCTCTTCAGGTTCTTTTGACAACCTTCCTTTGGGAATTGCCATTCAaattctctgcactttcatccCGATTGGCTTTCTGTTTTTGATACCAAAGGAAGCTACAGGGTTATCGGCGTAG